Within the Opitutaceae bacterium TAV5 genome, the region CAGAGCTGGCGCGACGCCTCCTCCGGTTTCCGCACCGCCGTGGGTGAGACCGAGTGGGTGTTCACCCTCAAGGCCGGGCGCCCTTCGCTTGGCAGCGTCGTCTCGCGCCGGCTCATTTCCTCGCAGGAAACCCATACCCTGCCCGGCGCGCCCGACGGGCATTACGTCGTCATGCGGTTCTCCACCGATTTTTCCCGTCAAAAAGCCGCGATTGAAACCGTCACCTTCACGGAAGAATCCGACGGCGTCTGGCGGGCCACCGGATACTACATCCACTGAACCACCCGACTCACGCCAATCCCAAGCCAAAATGAAAATGCACATCACCAAAACACTGATCGCCACTCTGATCCTTCTCGCCGCCCTCCCCTCCGGGAAAGCTTTTGCCCAAGAGCAACAGCCATCCCCCGCTCCCGTGCGCGATGACGCCAGCGATCCGGTCGTCGAAAAGGCCCTTGCCTGGCTGGGCGACATCGACAGCGGCCGCTACGCGCAAAGCTGGCGCAACACCTCCGCAGGTTTTCAAAATGCCGTGACTGAGACCGACTGGGAAAAGGCCCTCAAATCTGTCCGCGCCCCGCTCGGCACGCTCGCCAAACGCCAGTTGCAGCACTGCCAGCAAACTTCCACGCTGCCCGGCGCTCCCAAGGGTGACTACGTCGTCATGCAATTTGCCACCGAATTCTCCCGCAAAAAATCCGCCGTCGAAACCGTCACCTTCAGCCGCGAGTCCGACGGTGCGTGGCGGGCCTCCGGCTATTTCATCAAGTGACATCAAGTGAGCGCCTCCTTCGCCACCACCCGCTGGACACTCGTTCTCGCCGCCGGAGCCGGAGGCGCCGCCGCCTCGTCCTCCGGTAACGACGAGGCGGATACGACCGCCCGCCGTGCGCTCTCCGAACTCTGCCGCGCGTACTGGTCGCCGCTCTACGCGCATGCGCGCCGGCGCGGGCTGTCACCCGTCGACGCCGAAGACGCCGTGCAGGGGTTTTTCGCCCGGCTCCTCCGGCTCGACTCAATCGCCGCCGTGCGCCGCGAACGCGGACGCTTCCGCTCTTTCCTGCTCGGCTCCTTCAACCACTACCTCGCCGACGCGCGCGATCGCGCGCACGCCCAAAGGCGCGACGCCCGCCTGCTCGTCTCGCTCGACACCGCCTCCGCCGAAAACGCTTTCGCCGCCGCGTCCTCCTCCGACCTGTCTCCCGACCGGGCCTTCGACCGCGCCTGGGCGCTCGCCTTGCTCGATACCGTCGTCACCCGCCTGCGTGACGAACACGCCGCCGCCGGCCGCCTCGCGCTCTTCGAAACACTCGCCCCCTTCCTCACCGCCCGGGGCGAAGCGGCTCCGTTCGCTGAAATCGCCGCCCGTCTCGGCACCAGCGAAGCCGCCGCCCGCGTCGCCGCGCACCGCCTGCGCCAGCGTTACCGCCAGCTCCTGCGCGATGAAATCGCCCAGACCGTCGCCCGTCCGGAAGATGCCGACGACGAACTCCGTTATCTGCTCGCCGCGCTCACCGGCGCCTGATCGGCGTTCTCCCCGCCATAAAGAACCTCGGGGCAAGCCCCGAGGCATTGGAGCGGCGGGCGTCCTCGCCGCCGCTCCGACAAGCCGAAGCAAGCTTCGGGATATCAGACCCAAGAGAATGAATCAGCCGGCACGCGGAGCGCTGATCACGTTGTCGCCATCCTCCGGACGCAGCCGCCGGTAGGTCAGCGACGAGAGAATCGTCAGCGCGCCGAGCACGACAAACGCGTGCCGGATCGCCGAAACCATCTCCGCCGGTCCGGAGCCGGCGTGCGCTCCCGCCGAGAGGAACATCGCCACGGCCAGCGAGCCCGTCGCCACGCCAAAGCTCATCGCCAGTTGCTGGCCCACGCTGGCCATGCTGCTGCCCATGCTCGTCTCCGCAGCATCGAGATCGGCAAACGTCAGCGTGTTCAGGCTCGTGTACTGCGCCGACATCAGGAAACCGAAAATGTAGGCGTGCACCAGAATCAGCCACATCGGAGTGTCCGCGCCGATGGTCGCGAAGAGCGCCATCGTCACGCCGATCAGGCAGGTGTTGACGAGCAACGCCCGCCGGTAGCCGATGCGGTCGAGCAGGCGTGGCGCGACGAACTTCATCGTCATCGCCGCCAGCGGTTGCGGCATGATGAGCAGGGCCGCCTGCACCGGCGACCGCCCGAAACCCACCTGGTAAAACAGCGGCAGCAGAAACGGCATGCCGCCGATGCCCAGCCGCGAGACGAATCCGCCCAGCACCGCCGTCGAAAACGTCCGTTTGCGAAACAGCGACACCCGCAGCAGCGGATGCGGCCGCCCCAAGGCGTGCCGCGCGTAGGCGAGCAGCAACCCCGCCGCGACGGTCACCATCGCCAGCACCCCCGGCAGCGCCATGCTGTGCTCGCCAAAAACCTCGAGCGCGTGCGAGAGCAGCGCCACGCCGCCGCCGAAAAGCAAAAAGCCGGCAAAATCGAGCGGCACCCGCGAGACGCCGCGGTAATCCGGCATGTAGCGACTGACGCAATACAGGCCGATCACGCCGACCGGCACATTCACGAAAAAAATCACCCGCCAGTGCAGGTAGTCCACGATCGCACCGCCCGCCAGCGGACCGATCAGCGGGCCGATCAGCCCCGGGATCACCACAAAACTCATCGCCCGCATGATCTCCGTCTTCGGAAAGGTGCGCACGATGGCGATGCGGCCCACCGGCATCATCATGGCTCCGCCAATTCCTTGCAGGATGCGCGCCGCCACCAGCATGTGCAGGTTCGTGGACAGTCCGCACAGCAGCGAGCCGAGCGTGAAGATGCCGATCGCGGAGCCGAAGACCCGCCGCGTGCCGAACCGGTCGGCCATCCAGCCGCTGAGCGGGATGAACAGCGCCAGGCTGAGCGTGTAGCTGGTGAGCGCGGATTTCAGGCTGAGCGGCGCGACCCCGAGCGCCGCCGCCACGGTGGGCGCCGCCGTGTTGAGAATCGTCATATCGAGCGATTCCATGAAAAACGACACCGCCACCAGCCAGGGCAGGATGCGTTTCAGGGTGTCGGACGGCACGGGCCCGGCCGACGGCGTTTCCGGCCGGGCGGCGGCATCCTGATGAAAAGAAGTGGCAATGGCGGGGCCGGAGCGGTTCGAGGAGTCGACTGGCACAGCGTCGGCGCCTTCCGGTTGCGACCGGTCAGGAGAGCTTACCAGCCCGGTATCATCGAAGCGGCCGGCCGCCTGATCCGAGCGTGACATGCGGCCACAACCATTCACCGCGCTCTCCGGTCTGCAAGCGGATACCGGTGTTTCCCGGAGCGGGCACGATGCCGACTCGTCGTGAAGAATGCCGGATTGGCAGAAAAAGTGGCACGGGCATCGTATCCGTTGAGCAACGGAGCGGCGGCATTCTTGCCGCTGCAGACGACGCAACGCGTCGCCGGTCCGGACGGTGAGGCACCGGGCGAGGCGCTGACGCGCCTCGTCACGGCGGGATTGGCAGAAAAATGCCGCCGCTCCCTCGGCGGGCGGGACGCCCGCGCCACGCACCTTCCCCGCAAAAAACCCCGCGACGAAGCTGCGGGGTCGGGAGGGGAGATCGGGCGCGGCGGGCCGGGAGACGCTCAGAACGTCGGGGAGAGCACCACGCTGGAACCGGGAGCCACGACGTAATCCTCGCCCGTGGACCATGTCAGGTCATTGATGAGGAACTTGCAGACGACGGGCTTGTTCGTTTCGCCAACGGTCACCAGCCAGCGCTCGGAGGACACGCACGCGAGCGGGATGCCTTTCTCCCAGCTCAGGCCCGGACCTTCTCCGCGCAGATAGAGGGTGTTGCCAAAACCCACATCCACCGCCGCCGTGATTTCGGTGAGCACGGGACGCGGCGCGGTGCTCTTGACCGCCGGCACCAGCGTCGGCACGACCGGCTTGCGGACCGGCACGCTTTTTTTGGCCGGAGTCGCGGGCTTTTTTGCCGCCGGCTTCGGGGCGGCCGCTGGCGTCTTCACCGGTTTGGCGGCAGTTGCAGTTACCTTTTTTTCAGCAGTCGAAGCGGACTTGGTCGATTTTGTTGTCTTTTTCATGACGTAGGCAGTTGAGGGTTGATTCTGTATCGGATCTCCGACGACGGAGATGAAGAATGCCACCAATGGTGACGCGGACAACAGCAATCTCGGTGCCATTGTGCAGCCCGGCTAACGAAAACCTTCGGGCTCAACTCAAAGCAGGGGTCAGGGCGGCGCGGAAGTGGCACGGGCTTCCAGCCCGTGTTCCGCTCCGGACAGAGGCGGCGCTGCGCGCCGTCCACGGCCAAGATGGCCGTGCTACATTCAGGAGAATCACTTTCCCGCGGTGTCGAGCGCCGCAGCGTACACGCGGACCGCGGCGGCGATGGAATCGGCGATGTCCTGCCGGTAGGCGTCGGTGGCGATTTTGCGGGCCTCCGCCGCGTTCGACAGATAACCCGCCTCGATCAGCACCGCCGGGCAGGGCGCCTCGCGGAGCACGGCAAACCGGGCGCGCTTCAGTCCGCGGTCCACACTGCCCAGCCTCGCCATCAGATGGCGCTGGATCTGGTAACCGAGCAGGGCATTCCACTCGTCATGCGCATTGCCAGGATGGATTTTCGCATCGGCGGGGGTGCGCTGGTCGGCGCCGGTGGAGCGCTGGTTGCCGGGCGTCAGGATAAAGGTCTCCGTGCCCTTGACGGCCGAGGGGCCGGCCACGGCATTGAAGTGGATGCTGATAAAAAGATCCGCTCCGGCCTTCGCCGCCATCTCGCTGCGGGCTCCGAGATCGATGAAGCGGTCGTCGTTGCGCGTCATGAGCACGCGCCAGGGTCCGCCGGAGAGTTTGGCCTGGAGCAGGCGGGCGACGACGAGCGTGAAGTTCTTTTCGTCGTACCCGAGCGCCTTGTTCTGCGTGCCCGTGTCCTTGCCGCCGTGGCCGGCGTCGATCACGATGGTCCGCAGCGGGCGGGTCACTTTCAGGCCGGCCGGACGCAGGATCGGGGCGAAGAGTTTTTCGGTGTCGGGCTCCGAGACGTAGAGCGTGCCCTGGCGCACGAGAGCGGCGTCGCCGAGGTAGGCCTTGACGCCGTTGATGAGCACGTCGCGCTTGTCGTGCTCGATCTCGATCCGCGACCACCGGCTGGAAAACACGAGGCGGGTGCCGGGCGCCGACCACTCGCCGGCCAGCCCGTAACGGGAAAAAAACGGCCGGGCGTCGATATACCGGATGCCGTTCACGAGGAACGCATCCGGCGTCGTGGCCGCGGGGGAGCCGGGCCGGGGCGGCTGCGCCCGGAGCGCGGGCGCGGCAAGCGGCGCCATGCCGGCGAGAGTCGCGAACACGAAGGCCGCACCGGCCGCGATGCGGAAGATGCGGGACGGGCGGCGGCAGCGCCGCCCGGCAGACACGCCAGGATCGGCCACCGTGGTCAGCCCTGGGTTTGCGGCGAGGGAGCGGCTTCGTCCTGCTCGTCGGCGTCGTCCTTGTCGGGAGTCTCCCGGCCGGTGTCGTCGATTGCCTCCTCGTTTTCGGCGAGCGCGTACTTGCGCTTCCGTTTGCCGGGAGGATTGGGCGTGAGCATGACGTTGATCTGCTTGCCCATGAGGCGGGGCTGGGAATCGGGATGGCCCATGCCGGTGAGCTCCTCGATGGCGCGTTTCATCACCTCGAAACCGATCTCCTGCCGGGCCATCTCGCGGCCGCGGAACTTGAGGCGGAGTTTCACCTTGTTGCCGTGGTCGAGAAATTCCTCGGCGTGGCGCACTTTGGTGAGGAAATCGCCCTTTTCGATGCGGGCGGTGAACTCGATTTCCTTGATGCGCGAAGCCGTGGATTTGACGTGGCTGGTCTTCTTCGACTCCTCGTAAACGTACTTGCCAAAATCCATGATCCGGCAGACGGGCGGAGTGGCGTTGGCGGCCATCTCCACGAGGTCGAGGTTGAATTGCTGCGCGAGGGCCAGCGCCCGCTCGGTCGCCATGATGCCGAGCTGCTTGCCTTCGGGGGATATGACCCGGATTTCAGGAACCCGGATACGCTGGTTGCGCCGGATGTGCGCGAAAGGGTCGTTGTTACGACGCTGGTATTGACCGGGACGCCGGCCGCCTCCTTGGGGGAACGATATAGCCATTCAGTATTTTATGTTCTGCGAGAAATATTCCGGAGGTTTTTCACGCAGATAAGTGGCGGGATCAACAACGAAGTGGCAAAAGGTGACAAACCGGGGGAAAACCCCGATGCGATTTGTCCGGGATCATCCGAATAAACCTGAAGACCGCAGCAGAGGGAACCGCTAAAGGACGCTAACGGACGCTAAACAAAGACATGGTCAGGCAGGATGACCCGACGATGTCTTCACCCGCAGGAGAATGTTCCGGTCTCCTGATTTCTTCATCCATCTGTTCCCCTTTAGCGACCTTTAGCGTCCTTTAGCGGTTTCAACTTCTGAATCAGGGAAAAAACAGCCGTGAAGGGACGCGAGGGCGGTTACACGCTGAAACTCTCGCCACAGGAGCAACTGGCCTTGGCGTTGGGATTGGCGAACTTGAAGCCGCCGGCGATCAGTTTGCTCGAATAATCGATCACGGTGCCTTTCAGGTAGAGGGCGGTTTTGGGGTCCACAATCACCGGAATGCCCGCCGTGCGCACGAGGATGTCGCCCTTGCGGGGGGCGGCGGCGAAGCGGAGCTTGTAGCTGAGGCCGTTGCAACCGCCCCCGCTGATCGCCACCCGCAGGTATTCCCCCTGCTGCTCGCGGGCGACGAGCGCGCGCACCTTCGCGCCGGCGGGCCCGGTGAGGGAGACGAGGTTTTCGTTGCCCTCGCGCACGCCCTCGGGAAGCGGCGCGTCGGTGAGAGCGGCGGCGGCGGTGGCGGTGCTGGCGGTCGGTGGTGTTTCGGTGGTCGGTGACATGGTCGGTCGGCAGGCAGGTCGGATCGGCGGCGCTTCGGGAGGACCGGGACAGGTTGTCACAACCGGGACCTCCCGCGCAACGCAGGACACAGTTTTCCCCCTTTCAGCTTTTTCGCAACAACCGGCGGGCCACAGTGACGGCATTGGCAAAACTGGTGATCGATGCCTTCCCCTGCCCCGCGATGCCGAACGCCGTGCCGTGGTCCGGGCTGGTGCGCACGTGCGGGAGGCCGAGCGTGATGTTCACCGATTCGTCGAAATCGATGACCTTGAGGGGCGCCAGGCCCTGGTCGTGGTAAAGGGCGACAATCACATCGAATTCGCCGCGCAGTTGCCGCCCGAAAAGCGTGTCGCCCGGTTCGCAGCGCGAGAGGCCGGGAAACTCCGGGCGCAGCGTGTCGAGGATCGGGTCGATCACGTCGCGCTCCTCCGTGCCGAGCAACCCGCCCTCGCCGGCGTGCGGGTTGAGGCCGCACACGCCGATGCGCGGCGGCGGCATGCCGGACGACGCGTGATCCGGCACGAAGACGCCGGCCAGCCGGGCCGCGGCGCGGACGGTGCGGGCGAGCTTTTCCGGGGAAAGCTCCGCGGCCACCGCGCGCAGCGGGATGTGCCAGGTGTGCAGCACCACCCGCAACCGGCCGCCGGCAAACGCCATCACCGGCTCGCCGCCCCAGCGGGCCGCGAAAAACTCCGTCTGCCCGGGATACGGGTAGCCGACGCGCGCCAGCCACGCCTTGCTGACCGGGCCGGTGACGACTCCCGAAAACGCGCCCGCCAGACAACCCGCCGCGGCGCGCTCCATGGCATCCCGGGCCACCCGCGCGCCGGCCTCGGCAGGCTGGCCGGGCGTCGCCGCGAAACCGGCTTCGCCGACGGCGACCTTCGCCGCCACATCGCCGGGCAACGTTTCCAGCCAGGAGGCCGGGCCGATCACGGCCACGCGGGCACGTTCGGCCGGATAGGTCTCCAGCCACCGTGCAATGATCTCGGGACCGACGCCGGCCGGGTCGCCGCAGGTCAGAGCGAGCGGGAGACCGGCAGCGACAGAAGCGGAAGCAGGAGAGGGAGCGGAAGACGAGGTGGTGGTGGCCATCGGTTGATGCGGGTGCGTTGTGGTATTCGTAAAAGTTACAGATTCGGAAAGCCGGACAGGTATCTGACCACGGATTACACGGATGGGAAGCTACCTGTTGTTCTTGAAAATCCCTGCCTTTATCCGGTTTTCCATCCGTGCAATCCGTGGTCAAATTCCGGCTCCGGGCATGCGAGGAGAGACGAAGCCGGTCCCTACAGCGCCGCCGTGGCCTCGATCATCTCGCGCGAGGGGCGGGCGATGCCGCGCTTGCCGAGGGTGAAAAACCGGATGAAGTGCCGCGCTTCCGGCGTGCGGGCGTCCTCGAGCAGCTTCGCCGCCACATCGCGGATGTTGCCGGGCGTATAGTAGATGGCGCGGAAAGCATCCTTCAGTTCACGCACGGCGGCGGCATCGACGCCGCGACGCCGCAGACCCACGAGGTTCAGGCCGATGATCTCGTTGCGCTCCGCCACCATGACGTTGGGCGGGATGTCGAGCGCGATGCGCGCGCCGCCGGCGACCATCGCGCCCTCCCCCACCCGGCCAAACTGGTGCAGCCCCGCGCCGCCGCCGATGAACACGTGCCCCTCCACATGCAGATGGCCCGCGAGCAAGGCGCCGTTGGCGAGGATCACATGGTCGCCGAGCACGCAATCGTGGGCCACATGCGCATCCGCCATCAGGTAACACTGCGAACCGATCACGGTCGCCCCGCCGGCATGCGTGGCGCGGTTGACGGTGACATGCTCGCGGATCGTAGTGCCCGACCCGATACGCACGCCGGATTCCGTCGCCGGGTCGAACTTGATGTCCTGCGGCTCCCCGCCGATGACCGCATAGGAATGCACCGTGACGCGGTCTCCCAGCACCGTGCCCCGGCGCAGGATGACACCCTCGCGGATGTGGCAGTTTTCACCGAGGACGACGCCGTCCTCTATTATGGCAGTCGGATGGATCATGAGCGGAGAACAAGATCCCTGACAACTTGTTGAAAAAGCGGAAAGGCTGAAAAACCGGAAGTCGGAATAAATGATATTACGCAGATGGCGTGGCACGGGCTTCCAGCCCGTGGGTTTGATGTGGCATGGGCATCCTGCCCATGATTGCCGGGGGAAGGAAAGGAGGGGGGAC harbors:
- a CDS encoding RNA polymerase sigma-70 factor; its protein translation is MSASFATTRWTLVLAAGAGGAAASSSGNDEADTTARRALSELCRAYWSPLYAHARRRGLSPVDAEDAVQGFFARLLRLDSIAAVRRERGRFRSFLLGSFNHYLADARDRAHAQRRDARLLVSLDTASAENAFAAASSSDLSPDRAFDRAWALALLDTVVTRLRDEHAAAGRLALFETLAPFLTARGEAAPFAEIAARLGTSEAAARVAAHRLRQRYRQLLRDEIAQTVARPEDADDELRYLLAALTGA
- a CDS encoding EmrB/QacA subfamily drug resistance transporter, with protein sequence MVAVSFFMESLDMTILNTAAPTVAAALGVAPLSLKSALTSYTLSLALFIPLSGWMADRFGTRRVFGSAIGIFTLGSLLCGLSTNLHMLVAARILQGIGGAMMMPVGRIAIVRTFPKTEIMRAMSFVVIPGLIGPLIGPLAGGAIVDYLHWRVIFFVNVPVGVIGLYCVSRYMPDYRGVSRVPLDFAGFLLFGGGVALLSHALEVFGEHSMALPGVLAMVTVAAGLLLAYARHALGRPHPLLRVSLFRKRTFSTAVLGGFVSRLGIGGMPFLLPLFYQVGFGRSPVQAALLIMPQPLAAMTMKFVAPRLLDRIGYRRALLVNTCLIGVTMALFATIGADTPMWLILVHAYIFGFLMSAQYTSLNTLTFADLDAAETSMGSSMASVGQQLAMSFGVATGSLAVAMFLSAGAHAGSGPAEMVSAIRHAFVVLGALTILSSLTYRRLRPEDGDNVISAPRAG
- a CDS encoding cell wall hydrolase: MADPGVSAGRRCRRPSRIFRIAAGAAFVFATLAGMAPLAAPALRAQPPRPGSPAATTPDAFLVNGIRYIDARPFFSRYGLAGEWSAPGTRLVFSSRWSRIEIEHDKRDVLINGVKAYLGDAALVRQGTLYVSEPDTEKLFAPILRPAGLKVTRPLRTIVIDAGHGGKDTGTQNKALGYDEKNFTLVVARLLQAKLSGGPWRVLMTRNDDRFIDLGARSEMAAKAGADLFISIHFNAVAGPSAVKGTETFILTPGNQRSTGADQRTPADAKIHPGNAHDEWNALLGYQIQRHLMARLGSVDRGLKRARFAVLREAPCPAVLIEAGYLSNAAEARKIATDAYRQDIADSIAAAVRVYAAALDTAGK
- a CDS encoding translation initiation factor IF-3 translates to MAISFPQGGGRRPGQYQRRNNDPFAHIRRNQRIRVPEIRVISPEGKQLGIMATERALALAQQFNLDLVEMAANATPPVCRIMDFGKYVYEESKKTSHVKSTASRIKEIEFTARIEKGDFLTKVRHAEEFLDHGNKVKLRLKFRGREMARQEIGFEVMKRAIEELTGMGHPDSQPRLMGKQINVMLTPNPPGKRKRKYALAENEEAIDDTGRETPDKDDADEQDEAAPSPQTQG
- a CDS encoding iron-sulfur binding protein translates to MSPTTETPPTASTATAAAALTDAPLPEGVREGNENLVSLTGPAGAKVRALVAREQQGEYLRVAISGGGCNGLSYKLRFAAAPRKGDILVRTAGIPVIVDPKTALYLKGTVIDYSSKLIAGGFKFANPNAKASCSCGESFSV
- a CDS encoding 4-hydroxythreonine-4-phosphate dehydrogenase produces the protein MATTTSSSAPSPASASVAAGLPLALTCGDPAGVGPEIIARWLETYPAERARVAVIGPASWLETLPGDVAAKVAVGEAGFAATPGQPAEAGARVARDAMERAAAGCLAGAFSGVVTGPVSKAWLARVGYPYPGQTEFFAARWGGEPVMAFAGGRLRVVLHTWHIPLRAVAAELSPEKLARTVRAAARLAGVFVPDHASSGMPPPRIGVCGLNPHAGEGGLLGTEERDVIDPILDTLRPEFPGLSRCEPGDTLFGRQLRGEFDVIVALYHDQGLAPLKVIDFDESVNITLGLPHVRTSPDHGTAFGIAGQGKASITSFANAVTVARRLLRKS
- a CDS encoding acyl-ACP--UDP-N-acetylglucosamine O-acyltransferase, whose product is MIHPTAIIEDGVVLGENCHIREGVILRRGTVLGDRVTVHSYAVIGGEPQDIKFDPATESGVRIGSGTTIREHVTVNRATHAGGATVIGSQCYLMADAHVAHDCVLGDHVILANGALLAGHLHVEGHVFIGGGAGLHQFGRVGEGAMVAGGARIALDIPPNVMVAERNEIIGLNLVGLRRRGVDAAAVRELKDAFRAIYYTPGNIRDVAAKLLEDARTPEARHFIRFFTLGKRGIARPSREMIEATAAL